Within Mongoliitalea daihaiensis, the genomic segment TGGCTCGCTGATCTCCTTTTTGGGCCTTAGCTATGGTTTGTTGGTGAATCAATTTTTGGTGGCTTATATAATCGGTAAAATGCATACAGCATCCCAATGGTTGCTTTCAAGTGTAAAAAATGTCAAAATTTTTTCTGCCTGCGTTAAGAAATCCATAATGACATATCGGAAATCTGATATTTGATTTTGTGAACGGACTTTATTTGGGGTAAAAAATAAAAATAATGTAAAAAAAATGAAAAAAACTTGCAAAAATTTTAATGAATGAATCGTTTTATTAATTTTGTCACAGTCCGAGAGAGAAAGACGTTTTCCTCATCAACAGGCGTAAATTATTGTAGGGTGATGAAACTGGCAGACATGCCCTCCTGTCTCGGGGGTGGAGCTACCAACAGAAGTTGGGAATGGATAAAGCGCACAGAGCTCAGTGTGGCCTAACTACTCCGTGGAGGTTCGAGTCCTTCTCCTACAGCGATTAGATTAGATTTGGGTTTTTCAATTAAAAAGGCGGTTGACTTTTCAGGAAGGAACCGCCTTTTTGCTTTAAAAAATTTTAACTCCATCCCATCACGGTATTCACTGCTTTTATAGTACTTTTACTTGCAATTCAAAGCCCATGCAAGGTGTCTCTATCATTGAAAGAGTTTTATGCACGTAATTCCCGCATCCTCCGTCCATTAGCTTGGGTGGTAGGAATTGTGTTGTTTTTGCATGGAGCGTTGTTTCTTAGTGCAGACTTCCTGCTTCGTAGTTACTTGAAAGAAAAAGTATTTGAAGCTTCAGAGGGAAAGTATGCCATCGAGTTTGAAAAATTCAGGATTTCACTTTTGCAGCGGGGCTTTTCTTTCCGGCAGCTAACCTTGATGCCATTGACAGATTCCTTAGAGTTTTTGTCTGAGATCCCTTTCTATCAAGCTGAATTGCCCTACTTCAGTATCAAAGGAATCAATTACCACTTTAGAAGTAAAGAGCTGATTCTTGGAAATATTCAGTTGAAAGAGCCAGATTTGAGGGTTCGCTTTTTGACCCAGGAAGGAGAAAAAAATGAGGCTTCTCCACTGATACTATTGCAAGAGGAAATTCAGAAATCTTTCTTATCATCCACATTAAAAGATATCCGGATCAAAAATCTTGAGGTGCTTGAGGCTGATTTTTTAATCAATAATTTTATTTCTCAGCGGGCGATTCGTGGAGAAAACTCGAGAATTTACCTTAAGGATGTGCAGCTTCTTCAAAATAGAGTTCCTGAAACCCCCTTCAATGCGGAGGGCTTTGAGTTTTCTATGGAACAATTTGAAATTTTGCTAGCGGATAGTGTTCACCGAATATCATCCAGCTTGATTGACATATCCTCTCTCCAAGCGTTTATCAAAGCAAGCAAAATTCAAATCGAGCCTAATTTTTCCAAACCGTTGGATAGTTATTTTCAGTTGGAGTTGGATCAACTATCTCTAGCTGGTGCGGATATCAATAAATTATTTTATACGGGCGTGGTGGATATTAATTTTTTAAACGTGCAAAGGCCTTATTTTCAGCTTTATTCCACACCGAAACGGCAAGAAATAGACTTGGGGGAATTCGATCTTTATCAATTGATCGAAGGAATTTTAGAAGAAATCAACATTCAGGATTTGCAAATTGAGGAGGGAAAGTTTACCAAACGCAATACCTACAATAGGCACCTGTACTCGCTCCATAGTGAACGGGTAAATTTCAAAATGAACCAGGTATATGTCGGTCCTGATAACAGCCGTAAGCAGGATCAGTTTTTTTATGCAACAGACGCTTCCTTGGATCTTTTTGATGTGGATGTGTATTTGGGGGATTCCCTGCATCGGGTTACGGGGGATGTAGTGCGCTTAAGTTCTTATGAAGATGAGGTTCAAATCAACGGTTTTCAACTGGGGCCCTTGGAGGGCAAGCTAACCAGTGGAGGAAATACCTTGTTGGAAATTGCTATTCCCGAATTCAGAATAGCAAAAGCAAATCTGAAGAAAATTTATCAAGAGGGAATCATTCAGGTGGAGGAATTGATGATTGATCAACCTACCATTGTTTTGAGGGATGTGCAAAACAAGGAAGATGGGGCTGCATTTGACATTGCTTCCTTGTATGAGGATTTTTTGGAAGGGATTTATATTCAACATTTGGAGTTGCGTGAGGGATCTTTGGTTGTGGATAACAATCTCCGCTCTAGGCAGGATAGCTTGTCTTTTGGCACTATCAATCTTTCATTGGATAATTTTGCATTGGATGCAGCTACGGTTACATCCGAGTCTAGAGGGATTTTTTGGGCAGATGATATGCGATTGGAGTTTAAGGATTATGCTTTGAAGCTGTCTGATGATTTACACATGTTTTCAGCTGATCGGGTGTTGATTGACACCAAGTTGGATCGTGTATCTATCCGCGGCTTTCGAATCCAACCCTTTGATCAGGAACGTATATCCACTATTCTGGACCGGTATGACAAAAGTACTACTTTGGATATTTTTGTCCCTGAATTTACCGCAATTGGTCTAGATATCTTCCAAGCCTATGATCAGGGGATTCTCAAGGTGAGAAGGATTGACGTGCCTTCTCCAACGATTAAAATCCATCGTCATCGCTCCCAGCAAGATTCAGAAGAAGAAAAAGTTCAACGGGATGTACTCGAATTGCTCACTTCTTATTTTGAGTCTATTTCCATTGGTGCACTAAATGTTCAGAGAGGCAGTTTAAGTTATGAAAATTCCGTGCGGGAGCGTATGCGTACCTTTTCAGAGGAAAATATCTCCATCACTGTTAAAAACTTTTATGTAGACCGAGCTACTGAAATGGAAGGGATTGCTTCGTTGTTTTCAGAGGAAGTTGATTTGAGTTTGAATAATTATGTCTTCTCCGTGGCCAATGGAAAGTATAACATCGTGGCCGATCGTATCAATTTCAATACCTCTACGGAAGAAATTATAACTCGGAATGTGCGTCTTACCCCGAGTAGCACCACACAGGATAAAACCAAAATCTCTGCTACCATTCCTTCCCTATCCTTCAGAGGGGTAGACTTAGAGGCATTTTTGTTTGATAATGTACTTCAATTGCAAAAAGTCCGATTATTAGATTCCGAAGTGTTGATATTGATCAATAAGGATATTGAAACGGAGGGTACGGAGTTGGCAAGAAGGGCTAGAAGAAGAGATCGTGGTCTCCCTAAAACCATTGAGCGGATCTCCATCGATACCGTCCTGACGGAGCAGTCGAGGTTTAGTCTTTCTTTCAAGGAAGGCGGCAATACGAGTAATTTGATCAATACGGGAATCAATCTTGGGATTTATGATTTCGAATTGGATTCTACTCGAGCGAAACAGGCTGATATTGCCAGTTTATTTGGAGCTTTATCCCTAGAAATGGATGAGTTTTGGTTGAATCTACCGGATAGCATGCATCAGATTACCTTTGAAAAAGTAGAATTGGATACCCGAAGAGATGGGGTGCTCGTTTCTAATTTTAGAATAATCCCTAATGCGCTTTCGGGTAATCCCGGGAAGCCTATTTTTTCAGGACAGATTCCTGTGACACTTATTAAGATTAATTCCTTGAGTGAACTTCAGCAGTCCAAAGACTTATGGATTCGTGAACTCACGCTTTTTAGGCCTGATTTGGAAATATTCACAGATACCATTCGCAATCTCAAGAGAGTGAAAGATCCTCGAGATGCTGTCAAAGAAATCATATTAGAATCATTGCAAGTCGATGATTTTAAAATTGAACAAGGAAATATTGCCTTGATGGATAAAAATGGCGTTAAGCCTTCACAGACGCTCAAGGGATTGGATTTATTTTATGCGGGTTTTGTTTCTCCCCTCGAGGATTTAGAGCACCTGACTGTAGAGGATCTTGTCAAAGATGAGTTTTCGATTTTCCTTCCTTCCTATGAGGTTCTGATGAAAGACAGTCTTAACCGCATGAGGGTTCGAGGGCTGAGTATTCAAAATAATCGTATTCGGGTAGAGTCTTTGGACATGTTACCAACTGTTGGGAGATTTCAGTATCATCGCAAAGTGGGGTTCCAGTCGGATGTTGCTGAAATATACTTAGAGGATGTAGAAATCTTATATCCACAATGGAAAGAGCTTTTGGAAGAGGAACGGTTGAAAGCTCACAAAATAAGTATTGGAAATGTGGATGCCCGCATATTTCGGGATAAGCGTTTCCCTAAGAAAGAGGGGATAATCCGTCCTATGCCGCAGCTTCTGATGCAGCAAGCTGGAATAGAAGCGTATTTGGATACCTTGATTATTCAGCAGGCGTATATTGGGTACACAGAGTTTCCTGAAAAGGGAATGATCCCTGGCAATATTTATTTTTCAGATTTACAAGCATCTTTTATGCCCTTTGTATTAGCGAGGGACTCAAGTGACTTTTCTTTAGAAAAATCAGATGTATATGCCAAAGCCTTCCTAAATGGCGTAGCGCCTATAGACCTACAGGCTAGGATGTATTACTCTTATCCCTATCCAATGGATGTGAATGTGCAATTGGGAGCCTTTGACCTGATGTCAATCAACAGTATCGTGGAAGCCAACGCGTTCGCCAAAGTACAGCGTGGTCGTATAGATGGAGGTAATTGGTCTTTTATCGCTCATGATGATTATGCGGTTGGCAACATGACCTTGCTGTACTCTGATCTCCGGGTTCAACTATTGGATGAGCGAACCTTGCAAGCGGGAAAAGGGAGGAAAAAAATCTTAACCTTTGTATTGAATGCTTTTGCTGTCAACAGCAATAATCCGCGGAAATTGTCTGGTAGAACCGTGCGCTCAAGAATCTATGAAGAACGGGATCGGGAAAAGTTTATTTTTAACTATTGGTGGAAAACTAGCTTGAGTGGAGTCAAAGGCAGTTTAGGTCTTGGTCAGCCCACACAACCCAAGCGGAAGGAAGATTGATAATGCCACTGGTATATTCAAGTCTCTTGTGATGTTTTTAACTATAAAAGCCCCCATATTGGACTGGGGGCTTTTGTATAACTTGTTTTTAATGGTGGATTTCGGATTTACTTACTTCCAATCAAATAGTCCTTCGTTTAAGCTTCTGAGGGCATCATTTTTAAATGTCGCATCCAAGAGTAAGGACACATTGTGTCTGCTGCCACCATAGGACACCATACGTACAGGGAAGTCAGTCAAGCAATTCATGACATGAGCAACCGTACCTTTGGATTCAGCGATCAAGTTGCCAACGATAGAAACAATTGCCTGATTTGTATCCACTTCCACATGTCCTAATTTTTCCAATTCTTGGAGAATTTCTTTCAAATGGGACAGGTCATCAATGGTGACAGATACAGCTACTTCGGAAGTAGTAATCATATCAATGGAGGTTTTGTATCGCTCAAAAACTTCAAATACCTTTCGTAAGAAACCATAAGCTAATAGCATTCGGCTGGATTTGATTTTGATGGCAGTGATTCCGTCTTTGGCAGCGATGGCTTTTACACCAGATCCTTGTTCTTTGGCGGTAATGGTGGTACCCACAGCATCCGGTTCCATGGTATTGAGGAGTTTGACCGGGATATTAAATTTCTGTGCAGGCCATATGGATGCAGGATGGAGTATTTTAGCGCCAAAATAGGCCAACTCCGCTGCCTCATCGAAAGATAATTGCGCTATTGGACGAGTTTTGTCTACGATTCTCGGATCGTTATTATGCATGCCGTCTATGTCCGTCCAGATTTCCACGACTTCTGCATTGATGGCTGCTCCCATCAAGGAGGCAGAATAATCCGATCCGCCGCGCTTCAAGTTATCGACTTCATTGCGGTGATTTTTGCAGATGTAGCCCTGCGTGATAAAGATTCTGTCTTGAGGAAAATTGCCCAAGATGTTTTTCAATTTATCCTTGATTTTAGGCAATTCTGGCTCATGATTCTCATCAATACTCATGAAGTCCAAGGCTGGTAAAAATACCGCAGGAACGTCTAATTCCTGTAAGAGCGTGTAAAATAACTTGGTAGAAAGCAATTCACCTTGAGCGAGAATGTCCCGGTTGATGGCTTCATTGAAAGATATTTTTAGGATGATATTCAGAAACTCAAAATGTTCCTGAATAATTTTTTCAGCCTTCTTACGTGCTGCTGCTGTTTCGAGCAACTCTTGGTAAAATGTCAGGTAGTGCTTATAAAGTGCATCGATCCGCTCCTTAGCTAAGTCTTTTTTGGCTTCAGCGAGGGCTTCTCCGATTCCTACCAATGCATTGGTGGTACCGGAAAGTGCGGAAAGTACCACTATCTTTTTTTGATTATCGCGGGTAATTAAGTCTTTTACCTGATGCATGCGTTCGGGCTTTCCAACAGAGGTTCCCCCGAATTTCATTATTTTCATTGTGTGTAAGGTTTGAGTTGCTAAGGTTTTGCTGCTTAATTCTAATGTGTAACCATAACGGAGAGCTGACCGCTACTGATTGGATTTGGGACTAATTTTTTTTAGCCTTTACTTAAAATCCAAGCATTTTAATAGCGGTAATTGCTGCTTCATCTCCTTTGTTCCCATGTTTGCCTCCCGCTCTGTCCAAGGCTTGTTGCATGGTGTCAGGGGTCAAAACTCCAAATATCACCGGTTTGTTATACTTCAAGCCAACATTCGTAATTCCATGTGCCACGGCATCGCAAATAAAGTCGAAGTGACGAGTTTCGCCCTGAATGACACAACCTAAGCAGATCACTGCATCTATCTCTTCTTCTGCTGCAAGCCATTGTGCACCTAATGTAAGCTCGAAAGAACCGGGTACATCTTTTCTGTAAATATTTGATTTCTGAGCTCCATGAGCCAACAGGGTTTCAAGGGCACCATCAAACAATGCTCCTGTAATTTGATCATTCCATTCAGACACTACAATACCAAATTTCTTATGGGAGATATCCGGAAGGTTATGGGTGCTGTATTCGCTGAGACTTTTTAAGGATGTAGCCATGAGTGTTAAATGTTTATAGAGGTTTTAAAACAAAAAGAGTAAGACCGGAGGCCTTACTCTTCATGGATGTATGCAAAACAAGCATCACTTAGAAGCAAGGCCTTCCAAACGAGCTTTATGTTTTCTAGCGTTGGTAAATTCGAAAGATTCAAAATATTTCTCTTCGATTTCGTTGTAAGTTTTAATCGCATTAGCAACATCTCCCGCTTCTTCGTAAGCGATCGCTAATTTGTTCAGATAACGAGGAGCAAAGAATTTATTTTCTTTGTGATTCACTGCTTTTTTGTAGTTGGCTATCGCGTCAGATGTATTGCCTAATTCTAGGTATGCATCGCCTAGCAATCCAAAAGCTCTTGCTTGCACAAAATAATCACTTGCTGAGAATTTTTTCAAGTGGTCAATCGCTTTTTGGAAGTTACCCTCTGAAAGATAAATTGATCCAATGTAGAAATGTGCTAAGTTAGCAGCATCTGTTCTTCCGTAGGAATCTACAATTTTCAGGAATCCTGCATTGGAACCATCCCCATTCAGAGCTAAATCGGTTTCATCTTGCTCAAAATAGTAGACCGCTTGGAACATTTCTGCTTGTGCTTTTTTGTCCTGATTTTGGGTATTAATCTGCATAAACAGCACACCCGCGATGATCAGTATGATCACTGCGATCAGTCCTCCTACCAATTTTGTATTTTCTCGTACAAAAGCTTCGCCTTTTTCCAGTCTACCTTTAATTTCTTCAGGGTTTTCTAGTAATTCGTATTCAACTTCAGCAGCTTTTTTAGTGTCTTTCTTAGCCATTATTTCTAATTTTTCGCCCGCAAATATAAGGCTTTTACTTAATTCCCAAATACTAACAAAAAAATCAGTCATGTGTATTTTTCATACACGATGACTGATTTTCATTTATTGATTGCAATTATTCCATCACAAAAGGATAATCTTCCTGTATGTAGACGTCATTAAAGGCGTCCTGACCATCAGGCCAAGGAGATTTTTCAGCAAATTTTACAGAATCATCCACTTGTTTTTTCACTCGTGCATCAATTTCTTTGATTTCTTCTGCTGTCAAAATATTATTTTCAACAATAGTAGCTTTTACTTGCTCCACAGGATCTCGTTGCTTGTATTCCTCTACCTCTTCACGAGTTCTGTACTTCTGAGGATCTGACATGGAGTGCCCTTTGTAGCGGTAAGTTCTGAATTCCAATAAAGTTGGACCATCGCCTCTACGTGCCCTATCGGCTGCTTCAGCTACAGATTCGTGCACAGCCTCTACATTCATTCCATCCACAGGGAAGGAAGGCATGTCGTAAGCTTCCCCGATTTTATACAATTCGGTAACATTGGAAGTTCTCGCTACGGAAGTACCCATGGCATATCCATTGTTTTCAATGACGAAAATCACTGGCACTTTGTACAACATGGCCAAGTTGAAGGCTTCGTGTACCGCACCCTGTCTCACGGCTCCGTCACCCATGTAGCAGATACACAGGTTTTTGGTGCCCTGGTATTTTTCGGCAAAGCCAATACCTAGGCCCATAGGAACTTGTGCACCTACGATACCATGACCACCCATGAAGTTTCTTTCTTTGTCGAAAATGTGCATGGAACCACCTTTACCTTTGGTAGTACCGGTAGCTTTTCCGTACAATTCTGCCATCACAGCTCCTGGATCCGTGCCCAAGCCTAGTGGATGAGCGTGGTCACGATAAGCCGTAATCCATTTATCGTCCTTGGTCAAAGCAGTGATTGCGCCGGAGGCACAGGCCTCCTGACCGATGTATAAATGACAGAATCCTCTGATTTTTTGCTGTCCATAAAGCTGACCTGCTTTCTCCTCAAACCTTCTCATCAACAGCATACTTTCGTACCAGTATGCGTAGGTCTCTTTGGAATATTTCGCTTTTGCTTTGGTAGCAGTACTCTTCTTTGCCATATCAATTCAAGTAAAATATGCTAATTTAGGCCTCAAATATAATCAATTGGACTGAATTTTAAGACCAGTTGCGAAAATAGTCAAAATACCTAGCGTACACACACAATGCATCTCAAAAATCTGAAATTGCTGCAATTTAAAAATTATGCCAAGGCAGAATTCCAGTTTTCTTCGGAGATCAATTGCTTGGTGGGGAAAAATGGCAGTGGCAAAACCAATATCTTGGATGCCATCCACTACCTCTGCCTGACCAAATCGGCTATTAATGGAGCTGATTCCCTAGCAGTGCAGCATGGATTGGATTTTTTTACACTCATGGGGGATTTTGAGCGGGAAGGAAAATCCTTGGAAGTACGATGTGTGGTAGAATCGGGAAAGAAAAAGCAATTGCTTCAAAATGGGAAGGCCATAGAGAAGATGAGTGAACATGTGGGTCTGCTTCCCATTGTCCTCATCGCTCCGGATGATACGCGACTGATCAGCGAAGGGAGTGAAGATCGCAGGCGCTTTTTTGATTCCATGCTCTGTCAGCTGGATCGGCAGTACATGGATCAGTTGGTCCGCTATCAACATTTTTTGAAGCAACGCAATGCGCTGATCAAACTGTTTGCCGATAAGGGAAAGTGGCAGGAGGAATTGATGGAGCCCTATAACCGGGAATTGATCCAAGGGTCGAAAGTATTGGCAGCCAAGCGGCGGTCTTTTGTGGACGAATACAGTCCCTTATTGGTGGATTATTACAGCTTTATTTCCGATGCACAGGAACCTGTCAGCATCAGCTATGAAACCCAGTGCTTGGAAGAGGATTTTGATACAGCTTTTCGGGCAGCAGCGTCCAAGGATTTTGTTTTGAAAAGAAGTACGATGGGTATCCATAAGGATGATTTTGTTTTTCAGATTGGAGGATATCCTATCAAAAAGTTTGGTTCTCAGGGACAGCAGAAATCATTTGTGATAGGCTTGAAGCTGGCCCAGTTTCAGGTATTCCACGCACATTTGCAGGTAAAGCCCTTGTTGTTGTTGGATGATATTTTTGATAAGCTGGATGATGGCCGGATATCCCAATTGATGCAATTGGTGGCAGACCATGCTTTTGGGCAATTGTTTATCACCGATGCTCGCCCGGAGCGTTCTAAAGAGATACTCAAAGGGGTAGATGCGGAATGTGTGTTTTTTGAGTTGGGGCCAGCCTATCATGAGCGGTGATGACTACAGGATGTTGTTTGTTTTAATGTTTTTTTACGGAAAGTCCGTTTCTTTTGCTACATCTTCTCATATCTTGCTTGTGCATACTATCTTTCAACTCAGCTAGTATATCCTATTTCAGGTTCATCGATTTATCATAAAATTTCTGATGCTAAGCATATTGTTATTTTTTTCATGGTTTACCAATCAGCAATACCAAGTGATGGTTCCGATAGATCATCAGTTGCAGGATAGTAAGAAAATACCAATCACCTATACCATCATAGGAGATTTCGACAAAAATAGAGAGAGCATTTTTTTAGTCGATGATCCTCTGCTTACATGGGATGAACTATTTGATATTGCTAAGGGATTGCAGGAAAAGTGGAATATTGTAAGAGTACATGGCAGACAACAATCGGAGGAAATCAAAAAGCTGGTTGTCCAGAACGAACAGGTAAACTGGAAGTTGGCATACAGATTCTATAATCAGCAACAGGCCGTAATGGACTTGGAGTATGTCAGAAAGGCAATCGTAGGGGATCAAAAGATTATTCTTTTGGGGCAGGGGTCAGCAGCTGCTGGACTCCTACATTATTCAACCAATTACCCGGAGAGTGTCAGTAAAAGTGTTTGGTTAAGCCCATTAATTTTGGATGTACATAAAAACTTAGGTTTTTTCACACCTATTCATAAGCTTAGCCGCTCCAACGCTCTGCTTAATCCGCTTTTGTTATTCTATTTTTCTTCCCAGACGAGTTTGAACCTAAGGGACCTTTCAGCAGATGAAAGTCTTTGGGGGTATTTCTCGAGTTTTTTGTTCCCTAATTTTCAGTATGCATTTCTAAGAAACGTGCACTTAGAAGATATTGCAACTCAGGTTCGATTATTTGAGCATTCTTATGCCTTTGGTTTGGCCAATGATCAGCGTCATCCATTTGGTAACTGGCTGAGAGAGGCAAGTAGCGATTTATGGGTAGCGCATCAAAAAGAACGATTTGATGTCTATGGTATCAGGTATGATCAGCCCATGGAAGTCCAAGAAGCTACACTCATTCTAGCGGGTAAATTTGATCTCTTGGTGAGCTATCACAGCTATGAAGTGTTATCGGAACTGGTCCGTATGAATAAGCCTATCATCATCAACGATGGTCATGGCTTGACAGCTTTGCATTCTTCCGGGCTCCTTCCAGATCTTATTCATGCTTTTTTAACCAATGATGCAGAAGGGAAAGTGCGGGTATTTGAAGAAATGAAAAGGTTAGGGCTGTATCCTGCTAGGAAGTGAAACTAGTGGTTGAGTTTTTTTAAACTATTTCCAACTAAAAACTTGTTTCTTTCTTTCTTTAAGGGCTTTATGAGCAAGAAAGCTTGTAAGTATTAAAATAATTATTGATTTTAACCCAAACGTTATGTTTAAAACCGTAAAAGTTCTAGGAGTATGTTTATTACTCAGTTTTGGTTGGTGTTTCCAAGTGGAGGCGCAAGAGGTGATTCCTGAAATCGGTGGCTTTGTTGAAAAAGAAGTTGGTTGTCGGAATAACGAAGAAATTAAAGTTAAAAGATGCGAGTGGGTGATTTATGAATCAGCTTGTGATCCAAGTATTCAAGATTTATGTTAGGAATAAAAGAGGGGATACCCCCTCTTTTTTAAATTAATGGATATGAAAAAACTCCTTTTATTGGGTGCGGTTTTCTGTTTTACCATGTGTTCTCCATCGGGTGAGTCTGAAGATCATGATGGTCCTCTATCAATAGACTTAGACGCAGCAGACAAGGGTGTTCTTTCAGATATAATGGAATCCGTTCGATACGTGCTCTTAAAACCAACTGATGCATACCCCATTTCATGGCCTCACAGTGTTTTTGTTGATAAAAAAGGAAATTTTTACGTACGGGATATCAATACCTATAATTTGTTAGTTTTCGATTCATTGGGTCAGTTAGCGCATGTTTTTGAACCAAAGGGGACTGGACCTCAAGAGTTTTTTCGTATAGGTGATTTTCAAGTGATGGATGATCGGGTAATAATTTTTGACGATTCCATATTAAAGATAATTGAGTTTGATCTTCAGGGTGAGTTTATCAACGAGTTTAGATGTAAGAGAGGCTTTCAAAAGTTATATAAGGGGTCTGACTTCTTGCTTGGTTTTACCAGTTACTCAGCTGATTTTGGTGGTTATAATTTTGTTAGGAGTACGATAGATGCTGATGAACAGGAAGGGTTTTTGAAATTTCCTGATGAAAAACAAAGAGTAGGTAATTTTGATACGCACGTTAGCTTCATTTCTTCCATTTACAGTCCTAATCTTTATTTTAACGTGACATTTTCAACCCAAGTGGCTCAGTTTGACAAAATCTCAGGGAGGTTAAGTTCAGTTATTGATTTTAACTTTGGGAAATATAGTATTCCCGATAGCTTTTTTAAGCTAGAAAGACAAGAATTGTATAGATTACAGGAGGAAAACAACTTAGTAAGAGAAATTGGATCATTTTTCCCATTTAAAGACTTTTATTTTGTATGTGTGTCCCAAGGAATGGGGAAAAAGAAGCACTATATTCTACTTGATAAAAATAAAAAGCCTATTTTTCATAAGTATAACTTGACCAATGACTTGGATGGGATGAAAATGTTGGGTTCACCCTGGAGTTTTTCTGCCAACGAAGTAATCCATATGATCGATTCCCGTGATTTTTTAAGCGAGTACAAGCAGACCTTTGCGGGTAAGG encodes:
- a CDS encoding aspartate kinase, giving the protein MKIMKFGGTSVGKPERMHQVKDLITRDNQKKIVVLSALSGTTNALVGIGEALAEAKKDLAKERIDALYKHYLTFYQELLETAAARKKAEKIIQEHFEFLNIILKISFNEAINRDILAQGELLSTKLFYTLLQELDVPAVFLPALDFMSIDENHEPELPKIKDKLKNILGNFPQDRIFITQGYICKNHRNEVDNLKRGGSDYSASLMGAAINAEVVEIWTDIDGMHNNDPRIVDKTRPIAQLSFDEAAELAYFGAKILHPASIWPAQKFNIPVKLLNTMEPDAVGTTITAKEQGSGVKAIAAKDGITAIKIKSSRMLLAYGFLRKVFEVFERYKTSIDMITTSEVAVSVTIDDLSHLKEILQELEKLGHVEVDTNQAIVSIVGNLIAESKGTVAHVMNCLTDFPVRMVSYGGSRHNVSLLLDATFKNDALRSLNEGLFDWK
- the ribH gene encoding 6,7-dimethyl-8-ribityllumazine synthase; this translates as MATSLKSLSEYSTHNLPDISHKKFGIVVSEWNDQITGALFDGALETLLAHGAQKSNIYRKDVPGSFELTLGAQWLAAEEEIDAVICLGCVIQGETRHFDFICDAVAHGITNVGLKYNKPVIFGVLTPDTMQQALDRAGGKHGNKGDEAAITAIKMLGF
- a CDS encoding tetratricopeptide repeat protein, which codes for MAKKDTKKAAEVEYELLENPEEIKGRLEKGEAFVRENTKLVGGLIAVIILIIAGVLFMQINTQNQDKKAQAEMFQAVYYFEQDETDLALNGDGSNAGFLKIVDSYGRTDAANLAHFYIGSIYLSEGNFQKAIDHLKKFSASDYFVQARAFGLLGDAYLELGNTSDAIANYKKAVNHKENKFFAPRYLNKLAIAYEEAGDVANAIKTYNEIEEKYFESFEFTNARKHKARLEGLASK
- the pdhA gene encoding pyruvate dehydrogenase (acetyl-transferring) E1 component subunit alpha translates to MAKKSTATKAKAKYSKETYAYWYESMLLMRRFEEKAGQLYGQQKIRGFCHLYIGQEACASGAITALTKDDKWITAYRDHAHPLGLGTDPGAVMAELYGKATGTTKGKGGSMHIFDKERNFMGGHGIVGAQVPMGLGIGFAEKYQGTKNLCICYMGDGAVRQGAVHEAFNLAMLYKVPVIFVIENNGYAMGTSVARTSNVTELYKIGEAYDMPSFPVDGMNVEAVHESVAEAADRARRGDGPTLLEFRTYRYKGHSMSDPQKYRTREEVEEYKQRDPVEQVKATIVENNILTAEEIKEIDARVKKQVDDSVKFAEKSPWPDGQDAFNDVYIQEDYPFVME
- the recF gene encoding DNA replication/repair protein RecF (All proteins in this family for which functions are known are DNA-binding proteins that assist the filamentation of RecA onto DNA for the initiation of recombination or recombinational repair.); translated protein: MHLKNLKLLQFKNYAKAEFQFSSEINCLVGKNGSGKTNILDAIHYLCLTKSAINGADSLAVQHGLDFFTLMGDFEREGKSLEVRCVVESGKKKQLLQNGKAIEKMSEHVGLLPIVLIAPDDTRLISEGSEDRRRFFDSMLCQLDRQYMDQLVRYQHFLKQRNALIKLFADKGKWQEELMEPYNRELIQGSKVLAAKRRSFVDEYSPLLVDYYSFISDAQEPVSISYETQCLEEDFDTAFRAAASKDFVLKRSTMGIHKDDFVFQIGGYPIKKFGSQGQQKSFVIGLKLAQFQVFHAHLQVKPLLLLDDIFDKLDDGRISQLMQLVADHAFGQLFITDARPERSKEILKGVDAECVFFELGPAYHER
- a CDS encoding 6-bladed beta-propeller, translating into MKKLLLLGAVFCFTMCSPSGESEDHDGPLSIDLDAADKGVLSDIMESVRYVLLKPTDAYPISWPHSVFVDKKGNFYVRDINTYNLLVFDSLGQLAHVFEPKGTGPQEFFRIGDFQVMDDRVIIFDDSILKIIEFDLQGEFINEFRCKRGFQKLYKGSDFLLGFTSYSADFGGYNFVRSTIDADEQEGFLKFPDEKQRVGNFDTHVSFISSIYSPNLYFNVTFSTQVAQFDKISGRLSSVIDFNFGKYSIPDSFFKLERQELYRLQEENNLVREIGSFFPFKDFYFVCVSQGMGKKKHYILLDKNKKPIFHKYNLTNDLDGMKMLGSPWSFSANEVIHMIDSRDFLSEYKQTFAGKDTSNSPDGIHQFVQENEDKLIDDYHVLVLYKLKATF